Within the uncultured Bacteroides sp. genome, the region CATAAACTAACTCTTTCTGATTTATACAAAAAGAAAATTCTAAGGTTTGTCCTTATGTTTATTGTTTGGAGCTTATTTTATAACTTCATTTTTTCAGGTCCGGATAATTTCATCAATAATATTATAGATAGTTTTTTAGAAAGCGAAGGAACTACCCATTTGTGGTTTTTAAAGATGATTATCGGACTATATATTTTAGTTCCCATTCTAAGAAAAGTAGTTAGTGACGCACAAGTTGTGAAGTACTTTCTATTCATATACATAGCCTTTCTCTTTATTTACCAATTAGGGAAACTGGAATCTACAGAAATGATATACGAAGAGTTTTTCACGGAAACGTCTATGCTTATACCTTTAGGCTTTATCGGATATTTCATTGCCGGCTACTATTTCAAACGGATGATTAACTTAAATAAGAAAGCCAGAACATACATTTATATAATGGGGATCGCTGGTTTTATTATAACCGTACTGGGATCTGCCATAATTTCACACATCAAAGGGACCCCAATAGAGTTACTCTATGACGACCTAACTCCCAATGTGGCAATGGTGACACTCGGCATTTTCACCTTTTTTAATTACAGAGTATCTAAAATTGAATTTAGTGACAAAACAAAAAAAATAATCACTAATATCTCAGAGTGCACACTTGGCATTTATCTCCTTCATCCTTTATTTATCTACCTTCTCGGTCATTTCGGAATAAATACACTGTCTGTAAACCCTATACTATCAGTGCCTATGATAGTATTAACTGTACTTATTTTATCTTTAGCCAGCACAGCTCTTCTAAAGCAGATTCCAATTATAAACAAATACATTGTGTAAATGTACAATATACAAAATCCTGTAATCTAAGAAAACAGAGAAAGAGGATGGATTGAAAGTGAGACCACTGAAAAAGTATTTATAGTGCTTTCTCTTTATAAAACTACGGTAAAAACAAAGCTTTTACAGCTTTACTTTTACCGTAGTTTTTATGTTAATCGACATAGTAAAAACTATTGTACGATGAGGCTTTGTACAGGGATTTTATAAAGTTGGGGTATTCTGTTCAATTTTAATTTTATTTCTTCAAAACAGCTTTAAGTCTGCAATTCTTCAGTCCTCTGATACCTTCGGCAACAGTCTGCGCATTTAATATTGCTCCGGTTTTCGAAGTATGAGTATGATCGCCGTAATACAATGGCTGAATAGCATCTTTTCCCATTTTATCAAGCTTATCAGCTACAAGCTTGTTCAGATCAATATATGGAACTTTTTC harbors:
- a CDS encoding acyltransferase family protein, whose protein sequence is MKNRDLSLDLLRILSAISVITIHVSGDNWNKVNVHSFEWQTFNFYESLVRFSVAAFVMISGVFLLDASHKLTLSDLYKKKILRFVLMFIVWSLFYNFIFSGPDNFINNIIDSFLESEGTTHLWFLKMIIGLYILVPILRKVVSDAQVVKYFLFIYIAFLFIYQLGKLESTEMIYEEFFTETSMLIPLGFIGYFIAGYYFKRMINLNKKARTYIYIMGIAGFIITVLGSAIISHIKGTPIELLYDDLTPNVAMVTLGIFTFFNYRVSKIEFSDKTKKIITNISECTLGIYLLHPLFIYLLGHFGINTLSVNPILSVPMIVLTVLILSLASTALLKQIPIINKYIV